Proteins from a single region of Malaclemys terrapin pileata isolate rMalTer1 chromosome 23, rMalTer1.hap1, whole genome shotgun sequence:
- the PLPPR2 gene encoding phospholipid phosphatase-related protein type 2, translating to MAGGKQELKRSVSIIPCFVFVELVIMAGTVLLAYHFEYTDTFPVHIQGFFCHDSAYAKPYPGPEDTSRAPPVLVYSLVTAVPTAMILVGELTAFFCRPRRHEEKTIISGECCYFIPLLRRIVRFLGVYSFGLFTTTIFANAGQVVTGNQTPHFLSVCRPNYTALGCQLPGPQYITDRGACAGNPALVTAARKAFPSKDAALSAYAVVYTAMYVTLVLEVRGSRLAKPTLCLALAGPAALVGVVRVAEHRNHWADVLAGFLTGAAIAAFLVTCVVNNFQSKAPAAPKPAPPESLASVPGVGLPCVESPLEKFSVAQRVREPPEEQDFSTLLTRGLERQLARSLRTGGHAGAARPYEITELCSQRSPDPQLCLFPTTPDVLIPSRSVTSEV from the exons ATGGCTGGCGGGAAGCAGGAGCTGAAGAGAAGTGTTTCCATCATCCCCTGCTTTGTGTTTGTGGAG CTGGTGATCATGGCGGGCACGGTGCTGCTGGCATATCACTTCGAATACACCGACACCTTCCCCGTCCACATCCAGGGCTTCTTCTGCCACGACAGCGCCTACGCCAAGCCCTACCCGGGGCCCGAGGACACCAGCCGCGCCCCGCCCGTCCTGGTCTACTCCCTGGTCACCGCCGTTCCCACGGCCATG ATCCTAGTCGGGGAACTGACTGCGTTCTTCTGCCGGCCACGGCGGCATGAGGAGAAAACCATCATCTCTGGGGAGTGCTGCTACTTCATCCCGCTGCTGAGACGCATCGTCCGCTTcctgg gtGTCTATTCCTTCGGCCTGTTCACCACCACCATCTTCGCAAACGCCGGGCAGGTCGTCACGGGCAACCAGACCCCCCACTTCCTCTCCGTGTGCCGCCCCAACTACACGGCGCTGGGGTGCCAACTGCCCGGCCCCCAGTACATCACCGACCGGGGGGCCTGCGCCGGTAACCCCGCCCTGGTCACCGCAGCCCGCAAAGCCTTCCCCTCCAAGGACGCCGCGCTCAGCGCCTACGCCGTGGTCTACACCGCC ATGTACGTGACGCTGGTGCTGGAGGTGCGGGGGTCCCGGCTGGCCAAGCCCACGCTCTGCCTGGCACTGGCCGGCCCGGCTGCCCTGGTGGGGGTGGTGCGGGTGGCCGAGCACCGGAACCACTGGGCTGACGTGCTGGCCGGCTTCCTGACCGGGGCCGCTATCGCCGCCTTCCTG GTCACCTGCGTGGTCAATAACTTCCAGAGCAAGGCGCCCGCGGCCCCGAAGCCAGCGCCCCCCGAGAGCCTGGCCAGCGTCCCCGGCGTGGGGCTGCCCTGCGTCGAGAGCCCCCTGGAGAAGTTCAGCGTAGCCCAG CGGGTCAGGGAACCCCCAGAAGAGCAGGATTTCTCCACGCTGCTCACCCGAGGCCTGGAGAGGCAGCTCGCTCGCTCCCTCCGCACAGGGGGCCACGCTGGGGCGGCTCGGCCCTACGA gatcacagagctctgctcccagcgATCACCTGACCCCCAGCTGTGCCTCTTCCCCACCACCCCCGACGTGCTCATCCCCTCCCGCTCCGTCACCAGCGAGGTCTGA